A window of Paraburkholderia sp. ZP32-5 genomic DNA:
CGCTCGGGCGTCAGCGCGGTTTCCGCCATATGGTCGAACGTGATGCGGTCGTACCACAGTTCGAGCGCACCGCGCTGCGCATACTGGGCCATCCGGTCGCGATACGAGTTGACCGCGGTCATCACGAGGCTCTCGGCGGTACCGCGGCTCAGGCGCATATGGCGGGCGGCCACCACGAAGCTCGCGGTAAGCCGCTTCAGATCCCATTCGAATGGGCCGACCGACACTTCGTCGAAGTCGTTCAGATCGAAGATCAGTTGTCGCTCGGGTGTCGCGAAGCCGCCGAAGTTCATCAGATGGCCGTCGCCGCAGATCGGTATGCTGAGGCCCGAGTCGTGCACCTTCGAGAGATCGTGCGCCTGCAGGATCGCGCTGCCGCGAAAGAACGTGAACGGCGACACGGCCATGCGTCCATAGCGCAGCGGCACGAGATTCTCGACCCGGCCCGCGCTGCTCTCCTTGAGCAGTTCGATCGGGTCGCGCCGCAGCTCGCCGACCGCGCGATGGCTGGAACGCTTCGAATGCTCACGGGCGGCACGGCCACGAGCTTCCCGTTCAGCGATGGTGCTGGCTTTCATGCGGTTTCTCCGTTTTGCGAATCTGACCGGCGATGACAGAGACTGCTTGATTTGGCACGGCAACTGGCACGACAAAGCGAAACAGCCAGGCGTGAATCTTCCTATACCTTGGCCTTACGGCAACTTGATGGCAGCGCCGCCGCGCGTTACGCGGGAACTGTTGCTCGAATCACGCTATTCACGATCATAGCGGGCCGGAACAGATCGCCGCAAAAAATGCCGCCGTCCGTTTGCGCGCGAGTCCACGCTGCGACGCGCGGTGCCCGGGTAGAATCGGCGCATGCGCCCACCCTCCGTCCAGCAGCGCGAGCCCGAGCTTCCGCTGCACACGCCCAGTGTGTCGTCGCTGACCCTGGCGGCGGTTATCGCCGTGATCGCGTGGATTTCGATCTTCGCGCAAGCCGACGTCACGATCGACCGCACGCTCGCGCGCGGGCTCACCGTGCTCGACGGCCTCGCGCGGATGAGCAGCTATCTGACCAACCTGACCGTGCTCGCGTGCGCGATCTGCTTCACGAGCATCGCGCTATGGCAGCATCGCTCGCCGCTCGTGCGCTTTTTCCGCCAGCCGACCGTGGTGACCGCGGTGGTCGTGTATATGGTGTTCGTTGGCATCGCGTATAACCTGCTGTTGCGCGGCATCTGGACACCCACTGCCTACCGGCGCGTGCTCAACGAGTCGCTGCATAGCGTGCTGCCGATGCTCGCCGCGCTCTACTGGGTGCTGTTCGTGCCGCGCTTCCAGTTGCGGCCGCGCCACTGCGTGCTGTGGCTCGTCTATCCGCTCGCGTATCTCGGCATCACTTTCTGGCGCGGCAGTCTGTCGGATTTCTATCCGTATCCGTTTATCGATGTCGAAACGCTCGGGCTCAGACAGGTGCTCGTCAATTCCGCGCTGCTGTTCGGCGGGTTTTTGATGCTGCTGGCGGTGTTTGTCGGTATCAACTTCGGGCGGCGGCGCTGAGGCTTTGATGGGGCGTCCGTCATGCGCGGGTTGCTCTCTTAGCCGCGTCATAACCGTCTCATAGCTGCTCGATAGCCACTTTCTGGCCACTCGTTGCCGCGCCGTTTTCAAGTTCCTGCGCAAGTTCCAGCATCGCCGCCCGCCGTGTCCGCCAGGCGCACTTCTTGCGGCCCTCCGGGACTGTCGCAGGTCGCCGCCCTACCGGCGCGGCCCGCGCGACACCCTCGTCTGGCGCGCTTGCAATCGCAACGCGCTCACACGTAAATATGACAACGGGAGCGATGCATATGGACACGAATTCAGCGGAAGGCACAGTCAACGAAATCGCCGGCAAGGTGCAAAGCGCGGCGGGCGACGTACTCGGCGATGCCGGTATGCAGGTGGCGGGCAAGGCGCGCGAGTTGAGCGGCAAGGCACAGCAGCTCTGCGCGAATACGACGAGCCTCGTGCGCGACACCGCGGTCGAAAACCCGTTCACGACGCTTGCGGTCGTTGCGCTGGCCGGCTTCGTCGCGGGCGCGCTGTGGTCGCATAACTCGGCGGATCGGGATTATCGGCGTTAAGGC
This region includes:
- a CDS encoding Pr6Pr family membrane protein — its product is MRPPSVQQREPELPLHTPSVSSLTLAAVIAVIAWISIFAQADVTIDRTLARGLTVLDGLARMSSYLTNLTVLACAICFTSIALWQHRSPLVRFFRQPTVVTAVVVYMVFVGIAYNLLLRGIWTPTAYRRVLNESLHSVLPMLAALYWVLFVPRFQLRPRHCVLWLVYPLAYLGITFWRGSLSDFYPYPFIDVETLGLRQVLVNSALLFGGFLMLLAVFVGINFGRRR
- a CDS encoding CsbD family protein, encoding MDTNSAEGTVNEIAGKVQSAAGDVLGDAGMQVAGKARELSGKAQQLCANTTSLVRDTAVENPFTTLAVVALAGFVAGALWSHNSADRDYRR